AGGTAGCGCTGCGCCAAGCCGTGTTGGCCGTCGTCGTAGGGGGCTTGACCCCTGATCTTGGACACGGGTTATGCGGCTGGTGCCAGGGTAGTTGATGTTGGCCGGATGCTGTTTTCGTAGGCGATCGGGGATCGTTGTCCGAGTCGTGAGTGGCGGCGGATGGTGTTGTAGCGGTGCAGCCAGCCGAAGGCGGTCAGTCGAGCTTCGCGTTCGTTGGTGAAGGCGCGGCGGCCTTGCAGGGTCTCGCGTTTGAAGGTCGCGTTGAACGATTCGGCGGCGGCGTTGTCGGCGCTGGAGCCGATCGGGCTCATGGACTGGCGGACGCCGCCGCATGGCAGGCGGCGGCGAAGGCCCGTGAGGTGTATTGACCCGTGATCGGTGTGCAGGATCGCCCGGTCCAGTACCTCTGGTGCGCTGTGCCGCGTGCAGGGCGTCCAGGACGAGATCGGTGCGCATGTGGTCGGCGATCGCCCAGCCGGCCAGGCGTCGGGAGTACAGGTCGATGACGGTGGCCAGGTAAAGGAATCCGCGGTCACCGACAGGGACGTAGGTGATGTCGCCGACGTAGCGCAGGTTCGGCGCCGAAGCGGTGAAGTCCCGACCGATCAGATCCGGTGCCTTCGCCGCGGCCGGGTCCGGGATCGTGGTACGCCGCCGGCGGTGTAACCGCAGTCCAGCCAGGCCGATCCCGCGCATTACCCGGGCCACCCGCTTGTGGTTGACCGGCTCGCCGTTGTCGCGGAGCTCGGCGGTGATCCGCGGGACGCCGTAGGTGCCGTCGAACGCGTTATGCACGGCCCGGATCCGGGCCGCCAGAGCCGCGTCAGCGGCAGCACGAGCCGCTCTGGCCGGCGCGGTGGCCTTCCAGTGATAGAAGCTGGACCGAGCGATCCGAAGGACCTGACACAACCGCTTCACGCCATAGCGCTGCCGGTGGTCGTCGACGAACTGGAAGCGGGTCAGGACGCGTCAATTAACTAGAGACCTTTTGGGGTCAGGGTGGGCGTAGGCCGGTGGCGGCGAGGTAGCTGTCGATGAGGCCGTCGCGGTATTGCATGCGTTTGAGGCGGTTTTTCACTGCGGTGGCCAGGGCGGTTGCGGTGGTGGCGGCGAGGTTGGCCAGTCCGTGTTTCATTACCGACCAGACTTTCTCGGCCGGGTTGAGTTCGGGTGCGTAGCCGGGCAGCTTGTAGACCCGCAGCCATGGACGTGCGGCGAGCAACTGGCGCATGAGGACGGATTTGTGTGCGGGGAGCTGGTCCCAGATCAACACGATCGGCGCGCCGAGTTGCCGGTGGGCGGCGTCGAGCAGGTCCACCAACTCCCGTTCGCGGAAGCCTTTCGGATCACCCTTACGGCCGCGGTAGGTCAGCGTGCGGTAGATCAGCCGGCTGCGGTGGCCGGGCCGGTAGCAGACCAGCCCGGCCACCGAGACCCGGACACCGCCTTTGGCGGTGACCTTCACGACTGGGGTGTGGCCGCGGGGCGACCAGGTGGTCGCCTTGGCGGGGCGAAGAGTTTGGCCGGCTTCGTCGGCGAAACAGATCCAGGCGTTCAGCCTGCCCGCGACTGTTTTACCGCCGGCCACTGATACCTACGCCAATGGGCGATCGTTTCCTCGTCCCGCTCGATTGCCCGATGCGTCGGCAACTGCGCGCTGAACCCGATCCGTTGCATCGCTATCCACGTCGTGGCAGGGCTCCGGCAAAGTCGTTAGCTGATCCTGAGGAGGTCGAGCGGGCGGCGGCTGTCGCGGGCGTGGTGTCGGTTGGCGGCGGCGATGTTGGTGAGGCCGGCCTGGCGGAGGATGCTGATAGCGGCGTTGCGGAGGACGGCCATCACCTGGGGGCCGGTGCCGGTACGGATCTGGGATCGGTCTTCGTCGTAGGTGACGTCGCGGACCCAGTGGACTTTGTTCTCGATCGACCAATGGCCGCGGATGGTGGCGGCCAGTTGGGCGGGCTTGGCCTGGTGCACGTGTAGGTCGGTGATGGCGTAGATGGTCTCTGTGGTCCACCGCCTGGGCTGGTCCAGGGCGTGACGGCGGCGCCTGATCCGGAGGGCCTGCGCGGCGTGCGGGAAGTCAATCCCGCTGGCGAGGGTGAGCACTTTGATGGTGCGGATCTCGCGGCGGCCGTGACCGCGGTCGGCGGTTCGGTCGGCGTCCGGGACCGCCCGCCAGGGTAGGGCCGACAGTTGGGCGTGCAGATGCGGCTGGTTGCCCTTCACGGTGAGGATCCAGTGCGCGCCGCGCCCGGTCAGGTAGGTGACGTGGTCGCGTTGGCAGTGCAAGGCGTCCGCGGTGACGACTACACCGGCCAGGTCGGGGATTTGGTCCAGCAGCGGCCTGAGCCGGGTGATCTCGTTGGTGGACGCGTCGACGTCCGTGCTGGCCAGTACCGCGCCGGTGGTGTGATCGGCAGCGGCTAGCACATGCTTGGCCGTGTTGTCGCCATCGCCGGAGCCACGGATGGTCTTGCCGTCCACCGCGAGCGCCGGCAGCGTCCCCGCGGCGGGTTGAGGGCGGTGTTGGACGAGCCAGCCGGCGATCACCGTGGTGAGTCGGTCCGCGTCCAGTGCCTGCAACAGTCGGCGGATCATCGCCTCAGACGGCCGCCGTCGCGGATCCATTCCCAACCGGGCAGCCGACTCAGCTGGCAGGTCCGCGACCCACTCACCGATCGCGGTGTACGAACGGTACCCGGCCATCACCGCGCACACCGCCATGGCGATAACCGTGCCCAGCCGATGCCGGATGCCACGACGAGCCCGCGGATCAGGCACGTGCTCCAGCGCCGCCAGCAGGCCTACCGGCGGCATCTGCCCACGGCTGGAGGCCGTAGGAACCTCGATGATCTTCTGAACGGCCATGCCCGCCCTGTCATCCACGAACAGGGCGTGTCTACATCAACTGTCTAAACCAGACCGTCGCGACTTTGCCGGAGCCCTGACGTCGTGGTGAGGCTGACCCGGACCTTGAACATCAAGCCGATCAACGTCCGGATCCTGGCCAACGTCCACCGTTGGTCATCGCCGTAGCCAGCGGCCGCGGGCCCGAGTTCGACTCGCGCCTTGAGCTTTGCCAACTGCGCCTCGGACAGCTTCGGGTCCGGGCCAGGCGCGCCCTTGGACGCCAACGCGTCGGCACCACCGGCCCGCCAAAGCTTGCGCCACACGTACGCCGACTTCTGCGAGACCTCCAAACGTTTGGCCACCTCGACCGGCGTCATCCCTTCAGCGAACAGATCCGCCGCCTGCCGGCGGATCTGTTCACGCCGCACTCGCGCGGCCTGGTTGAGCCCGCCACCGTCGCCGTACCTCATAACCCCAAGTCAAGCGGACAAACCCACACAGAGCGATCCCCCAGACGCGGCATAGTGGACACACCCAACCACCCCAACCCCAAAAGGTCTCTATGCCGACGGCCCAACCAATCTCCGCTGCCAGCCACCGCAGCACTCCCCGCCGAGGTGGTTCTTATTGTGACAAACATTGGGCCTGGTTGTGCGCGAACCAGGGCTGGTAGCGGCCGTCAGGCTTGCGATTGCGTGAGATCTCCCGGTAGACGCTCTGGTAGCTCTTGCCGATCCGCGCCGCGATGGCCTTTACCGACTCGCCACGGGCCAGGCAATCTGCGATCTCGATCGATCATTCTGGCTGAGAAACCTCGACGCGATCGGCCGCGCCTCGCTGATGGTCACCCCGCCAGCGTCGAGGAACCACACCGACCCGCGGCTCAGCGACACACCGACCTGGCGGGCGGCTTCCGCACCGCGGACGCCTTGACGGAGCAACTCGAAGTAGCGGCGTTTGACCGCAGCCGGCATCTTGTTGGGCGCGTACTTCGGCATGCGAATACCCCTCGACTCAAGCATTCGCAACGACCGACAGAACTTAAGGAGGCTACCGGCTAGGCACGTGCCACAGTCGTACCGTCGAGTCGCCGTTGGCGGTGGCCAAGGTGGTGCCGTCGGAGCTGAACGCCAACCCGTACACCGCGTCCGGCCCGTGTCTGAGCGCGGCGACCTGCCGGCGGCGGGCCACATCCCACAACCGCACCGTCCCGTCGATGCCGGAGGTGGCCAGAGTCCGCCCGTCCGGGCTGAACACGACCTCGCTCACGACGCCGGTGTGGCCCTTGAGCGTGGCGACATGCCGGCGGCGGCCGACGTCCCACAACCGCACTGTCTTGTCGTCACTGGCAGTGGCCAGGAGCTTGCCATCCGGGCTGAACGCCACATCCCGCGCGGTATCGACGTGGCCGCCGAAAGTGGCGAGGTGCCGGCGGCTGGCGACGTCCCACAGCCGCACCGTCTGGTCGGAGCTGGCGGTCGCCAGGAGCTTGCCGTCCGGGCTGAACGCCAGCGCGATGACGTACCAGTTGTGGCCGGTGAGCGTAGCCACGTGCCGGCGCCGCGCCACATCCCACAACCGCACCGTCCGGTCGTCGCTGGCACTGGCCAGCGTGACGCCGTTCGGGCTGAACGCCACCGCGTTCGCGGGCTTGGTGTGGCCTCGGAGGGCGCCACGATGCCGGCGACCGGCGACATCCCACAGCCGCACTATCCCGTCGTAGCTCGCCGAAGCCACCGTGGCGCCGTCCACGCTGAATGCCACCCCCAGGACGTACCAGTCGACTGGGAAGGTGGCCACGGACTCGCGCCGGGCCACGTCCCACAACCGCACAGTGTCGTCCGCGCTGGCGCTGGCCAGCGTGGCACCATCCGGGCTGAACGCCACCGCACTGACGAACTGGGTGTGCCCGGTGAAGGTAGCGAAGGGCTCGCCGGTCGGGGTGGGTCGCACGACGACCGCAGCGGTGGGCTGCCCGCGCGTCGTGGCCGGCTGTCCGGTGGGCGCGGTGGGTTGTCCGGCCCCGGGCGTTCCCCGCCCGGGGCTGACCGCCGGCACGGCGGCGGCGGCAAGCACGAGGCACGCGGCGACGACGGTGGTCAGCGGCCGGCGGGCCCGGCGGCGCGTCGCGGCGAACCGGCTCGGCGCGGCCGCACGGACCGCCGGCGCGCCGGCCGCGTCACTGCCGGGCGCGTTGCCCCCGGCAGGTGGCGGCTGGTCGGCCACAAAGTCCGGACGGGGTACGGCCGGCCGTGACCTGGTTGGCGTGTCCGGCACCTCCACGGGGGCCGGCGCGGCGGCAGGGCCGGGCGTAGCCGGTACCCCGTCGTCGCTTGCTCCGACGGTGCCGACGGCGGGCCGCGAGGCCGGCGCTGGCGCGGCGGGCGCCTGTGCCCTGACGGGCGTCGGGCCGGCCGGGGCCGGTCGCGTGGTGACGGGCGCTTGTGCCGCCGCGTGCGTCGGGCCCGCCGCGGCCGGTGGTGTGGTGAGGTGCCGGATGTCCAGGGCGCCCTCGGCGACGACAAGCTCCGGTTGGTCCAGCACGGTGGGGGCGACGCGCAGGGTGCGGTGCAGCAGCGTCGCGGCCAGCGGGATGCGCGACGAGCCGCCGACGAGGAAAACCCCGGCGACCTGCTCGGGGCGAACACCGGCCTCGGCCAGCAGGCGCTGCGTAAACGTGGCGGTGCGCTGCAGATGCGGACCGGCGGACGCGGTGAACTCCTCGCGGGTCAGATGCACCGGGCGGTCGACCAGCGGCAGGTAGATCTCCGCGGTGGCATGGCGCGACATCTGTTCCTTGACCGCGCGAGCGGCCTGCCACAACGTGTGGCGGGCCTGCTGGTCCGCCCGGGTCTGCGGCCAATCCAGCCGCTGCCAGGCCGCGGTCGCGCCGGCGGTGTAGGCGCGGGCGTGGCGCACCACCTCGGCGTCGAGGTCCAACCCGCCCACATCGGGCAACCCGCCGGTGGCGACCACCTCGAACCGGTCAGGATAGGGGCGGACCACGCTGCAGTCGAAGGTACCCGCGCCCAGGTCGTAGACCACGACGCAGCGGCCCGGCGGGATCTGCTCGCCGAGCACGCCGGTGAAGTACGCCGCGGCGGCGACGGGCTCGGCGACCAGCCGCACGCGGGCGAACCCGGCGCGGTGCGCGGCATCGGCGAGCAGGCTCCGCCGGGTGGATCCCCACGTCGCCGGATGGGTCAGCACCGCCTCGGGCGCCGCGGCCGGGCCGGCCACCCGCGCCGCCTCGGCTGCCACCCGCGACAGCACCGCCGCCACCAGGTCCACGACCGGCAGCTCCCGCTCGCCCAGCCACACCGTGCCGTCATCGATGCGGCGTTTCGGGTAGGGCTCCAACCCGGCCGGGTGGCCGAACGCGGCACGGAGCGCGTCCGCGCCCACCAGCACCCCGCCGCCGGGCTCGGCGAACACCGCCGAGGCCAGCAACGGCGACCCGTCGAACAGCAGCGGGCGGACCCGCCCGTCGGGGCCGAGCAGCGCCGCGACCGTGTTGGAGGTGCCGAAGTCCACGCCCAACCGGCCACCGGCGGCACTCATGGCAGGGCCGTACGGACCCGGTGTCCAAGGTGGAGTCACCTGATCGAACGACATCGACACCCCGCCCTCCCGCCGGGTGCGAGAGTATCCGCCCGCGCCACACCGCGCCTCGTCCGCCGACTCCGGGCCAAGGTCAAACATTGTTGACCTGTGTCAGGGGCTATCTACTCATTTGGGCGTGCACCGGCCGAGGCGCCGGCGGCGGTGGCGAACTGACGTGTTGTACTCGCCCACGTTGTTCGCGGCGGCGAGCGGGACTACGATCCGGCCGTGCGAGCGGGGGAACTCGGGCGCGTCCGTCGTGCCCGCTTCATGTGGGTCGGCGGCGGCGCGCTGGCGACCGTGCTGGCCCTCGACGCTCTCGGGCTCATCGCCTTCCTCGCCTGGTCGACGACCTGGCGCCGCGGCGACCCGGCATGCGAATCGGTCGTGATCGGCGACTGCCTGACCTTCGGCGACATCGCCGGGTGGGTGGTCGGCTCCGCTGCCGTCCTCCTGGTGTTCGGTCTGCCGGTGAGCGTGGCGTTCATCGTGGCGGCGCTGAGCATCCTCAACGGCGTCACAAAGTGGACGCCGGGCAACGGCTCCGGCACCGCGGTCGCGCTCACGCTCGGCGTGGTTTGCGCCATCGCCGGCCCGGCACTGGTGGGCGGGCTGCTCGCTTCCCTCGTCGCGCTGGCAGTGCTCCGCTGAGGCCGCGTCCCGGCCGCTAGTACGCGTACTCGCCGAAGCGTCGATCGAGCTGGAGCACGCGCGTCAGCACGCTGCAGGCGACGCGTCGGTGACGCATCTTCCGACCGCCCGCCGGTCCACCACGACGCGGCAGGGTCCGCGGCCCTAGGGCCGACCGCCTGTCCTCCAGGTTCGACAACTGGGGTCCGGACCATGGGCGGGACTTCGCGTCGCGCAGCCGCCGCTGCGCGGCGTCGATGCCAACTCGGCTGCGACCTAGGCAGGACCGGCCGCAGGTCTGCTGAGCAGGGCTAACAGGAGCGCACCGAGGTCACGGCTATCGGCCAGCATCTCCGAGGTTTGGTTAGCCCGCAACGTGCCGAGAACCTGATCGCGGGCGCTGACGACGCGATACGTAGTGCCGTACTCGACAGCGACGACATAGCCCGACACCAGCGCCCGATGCCCGTCAGCGCCGAGGAAGACAACGCCGCCGAGATCAACAATCAGCTCATCAGGCGACCCTTCAATGATCGCCTCGAAGATCATGGTCTGGAGCGTCACCACGTCGGGCCCGCTCAGCTCACCGGCCAGATCCACACCGATGACCGCGTCACCGGCACGGCGCGTAATGCCCGTGAAGGCCAAACCTGCCCCCCGATCGATCGGCGACCGCGACACACTACGCGCGGTCCAGCACACCACTGATGATCACAGCGGGGTCCGGGCCAACGATCAGCACAGAGCATACTCCCGGCCCCGGATCGCGCTACTGGTCGCATTGCTGATCGCCAAACCGAGGGGGTCGCTGCTCAAAGAGGCGATGCGGCTGCTGCCCGACGTGCTGCGGCTACTTCGCCGCCTGGCTGCTGACCGCAACATGCCGCGCGGCGTTCGGATCCGGCTCGTCCTGCTGATGGCATACCTGACCATCCCGATCGACATCATCCCCGACTTCATCCCGGTCCTGGGCTACGCCGACGACGCCATCATCGTCACCCTCGTCCTGCGCAGCACCGTGCGTCGGGCAGGACTCGACGTCGTCCGCGCCCACTGGCCCGGCAGCGACGACGGCTTCGCCGCCCTGAACCGACTCACCGGCCTTACCCTGTCGACTCCCGAGCCCGACCGCAGCCCCCCGGCGCCGCCGCGGAGTGGCAGCTAACGACGAGTCAACCCCACCAACTCACGCAACACCGCCTCCGCCTCATCAAGGCGTTCCAAGACGGCGACCAACGCGTGGTGGCGGTCCATGGCATACCGCTGCAACGACTCGGGCAACAACGCCCGCCTATCAACCAAGTCATCGAACGGATAGATCGACGCACCGGAGTAGCAGACCCACGCCCGCACAGCGGCAACAAGGTCACCGTCTGGTAGCTGTGGATTCTCCTCACGATAGGCCGTCGCCAGGCCGGCAAAGCCGCGCACCCAATCATCACCACGAAGCACCGTGCGCGGATCGCAGCCCAGTCGCGAGACCTCCCACGCAACTGCACGTGGCAAGGGCGGCCGAAAGTCGATCACGGCCGCGACCTGGCCATCGTGGAACAGGACGTTGGGCACCGCGAGATCTCCATGGACTACCTGGCTCGTCAGAGCCGGGAGGTGCTCCAACATCGTCGCCAGCCGCGGCAGCAAGGCTTGGCGCCACAGCAGCACCTCCGTTGCCCATGCCCGGAAGTCGGAGTCCAATGCCGTGCCACGGGACAGCTCGCGAAGCACCCGCTCTAGCTTCCTCGCCGCCTTACCGAGATCACACAGCGTTCCCGTCTCCGGCCGCCTCGGCGCCGCGGGATGAACCGACAAAATGCGATGCAGATGCCCGACCACGCTCCCGACGGCGATCATCTGCGACTGGCTCAACCCAACGTCTTCACCGCTCTGGCCAGCCACGAACTCCCACACCGAGATGGCGGCCAGTTCTCCCATGTGAAGAACCTCGCCACGCTCGGATCGCAGCACTCGGGCAGTCGGAACACCACGTGCGGCAGCGAACTCCGACAACTCGATCGCGGCCCGCTCCTTCACCAGATCGGCCCCTGGTTGATACGCCTTCACGAAGACCCGCCGACCATGATCGGCGTCGGCGACAAAGTTGACGGTCGCGACCCCGCTCAACACCCGCTGAAGCCCCACCCCGGCCAGGCCATACACGTCCGCGAGCGCCTTCGAGACCGCGCCGTCGTCAGCCACGATGCTCTCCAAGCGGCCGGCAGACACGCCGCCGGGCCATCACGCTCTGAACCGACAGCGGCAATTCCGACAAGTAGCTTGCCCAATGAAGGTGTTGCAGGTCTCCGTGCGTCCACCCGTACGGCCCCTTGGGCAGGTTGTCGGTTGGTCGGGCGTGGGCGTGTTTGTCGATGAGTGCGATGCGTTGGTCGAGCAGGTCGATGACGGTGGTGTCGAACGGGCCGCCAGCGGCGTGGGCGGCGGTTTGGAACCGGCGGGCTTCGGCGATGGCTTGCTCGGGTGGCACGGTGCGGGCGGTGGGCGTGCCGGTGATGGCTGGTAAGCCGATTGACGGGTGGAGGTGGTTGAGCTGTTGGTGGAGTCTTCCGATCGTGGTGCCGAGTTGTTGGGCCTGGGTGGTGGTCAGGTCGGGTCCGTTGGGGTGTTCGCCGTCGAGCCAGGGCAGTAGGCAGTAGGCGCGGGTATCGACTTCGATGACCGGGTCGCCGTCGCGGGTGAGCAGCGGTGGGCAGACCGGTACGCCGCCTTCGTGCAAGGCGGTCAGGACGCGCAGGTTTCGTCGGGCTGTGGCTACCGGGATGTCTAGGAGCTGTTTGAGCGCATACCGGCCGTTGGTGGTGGTGATCTGCCAGTTGCGGTTCATCAGACCGTGCGCAAGGTACGCAACTGTTTGGATGCCCTCTAGTTGGAACGCGTCGCGGATGCGGTCGAGGTCGTCGTCGGGCGGTTGAGGTGCGGGGTTGGTCACGTCATGCTCCGAGGTCGGCGGGCAAGGCCTGCACGGCGTGGGTGAGTTTGTCGATGCGGTCGAGGAGCAGGTGGGCACCGTGACGGCTGTCGTCGAACATGTTCAGCCCGTTCAGTTCGTCGGGGTCGAACCAGCCGAAAGGTAGCTCGGCGGGTGTTGCCGGCTCGTGCTGCGTGGTGAGGGCGAGGTAGAGGTGGTCGACGTGGATGTGCGGGCGCGGGTGGCGTGGTTCGGCGGGCACGGGCTGCTCGGAGATCCATACCGGGACCGGTACGCCGGGGACCGCGTCGGTGAGCTCGCCGGTGTGGGTGCTGATCAGTTGGGCGGTGAGTCCGGTTTCTTCGCTGGTTTCGCGGAG
This genomic stretch from Phytohabitans houttuyneae harbors:
- a CDS encoding transposase translates to MAGGKTVAGRLNAWICFADEAGQTLRPAKATTWSPRGHTPVVKVTAKGGVRVSVAGLVCYRPGHRSRLIYRTLTYRGRKGDPKGFRERELVDLLDAAHRQLGAPIVLIWDQLPAHKSVLMRQLLAARPWLRVYKLPGYAPELNPAEKVWSVMKHGLANLAATTATALATAVKNRLKRMQYRDGLIDSYLAATGLRPP
- a CDS encoding ISAs1 family transposase, which translates into the protein MDDRAGMAVQKIIEVPTASSRGQMPPVGLLAALEHVPDPRARRGIRHRLGTVIAMAVCAVMAGYRSYTAIGEWVADLPAESAARLGMDPRRRPSEAMIRRLLQALDADRLTTVIAGWLVQHRPQPAAGTLPALAVDGKTIRGSGDGDNTAKHVLAAADHTTGAVLASTDVDASTNEITRLRPLLDQIPDLAGVVVTADALHCQRDHVTYLTGRGAHWILTVKGNQPHLHAQLSALPWRAVPDADRTADRGHGRREIRTIKVLTLASGIDFPHAAQALRIRRRRHALDQPRRWTTETIYAITDLHVHQAKPAQLAATIRGHWSIENKVHWVRDVTYDEDRSQIRTGTGPQVMAVLRNAAISILRQAGLTNIAAANRHHARDSRRPLDLLRIS
- a CDS encoding helix-turn-helix domain-containing protein is translated as MRYGDGGGLNQAARVRREQIRRQAADLFAEGMTPVEVAKRLEVSQKSAYVWRKLWRAGGADALASKGAPGPDPKLSEAQLAKLKARVELGPAAAGYGDDQRWTLARIRTLIGLMFKVRVSLTTTSGLRQSRDGLV
- a CDS encoding helix-turn-helix domain-containing protein; translation: MEIADCLARGESVKAIAARIGKSYQSVYREISRNRKPDGRYQPWFAHNQAQCLSQ
- a CDS encoding Hsp70 family protein, which gives rise to MSAAGGRLGVDFGTSNTVAALLGPDGRVRPLLFDGSPLLASAVFAEPGGGVLVGADALRAAFGHPAGLEPYPKRRIDDGTVWLGERELPVVDLVAAVLSRVAAEAARVAGPAAAPEAVLTHPATWGSTRRSLLADAAHRAGFARVRLVAEPVAAAAYFTGVLGEQIPPGRCVVVYDLGAGTFDCSVVRPYPDRFEVVATGGLPDVGGLDLDAEVVRHARAYTAGATAAWQRLDWPQTRADQQARHTLWQAARAVKEQMSRHATAEIYLPLVDRPVHLTREEFTASAGPHLQRTATFTQRLLAEAGVRPEQVAGVFLVGGSSRIPLAATLLHRTLRVAPTVLDQPELVVAEGALDIRHLTTPPAAAGPTHAAAQAPVTTRPAPAGPTPVRAQAPAAPAPASRPAVGTVGASDDGVPATPGPAAAPAPVEVPDTPTRSRPAVPRPDFVADQPPPAGGNAPGSDAAGAPAVRAAAPSRFAATRRRARRPLTTVVAACLVLAAAAVPAVSPGRGTPGAGQPTAPTGQPATTRGQPTAAVVVRPTPTGEPFATFTGHTQFVSAVAFSPDGATLASASADDTVRLWDVARRESVATFPVDWYVLGVAFSVDGATVASASYDGIVRLWDVAGRRHRGALRGHTKPANAVAFSPNGVTLASASDDRTVRLWDVARRRHVATLTGHNWYVIALAFSPDGKLLATASSDQTVRLWDVASRRHLATFGGHVDTARDVAFSPDGKLLATASDDKTVRLWDVGRRRHVATLKGHTGVVSEVVFSPDGRTLATSGIDGTVRLWDVARRRQVAALRHGPDAVYGLAFSSDGTTLATANGDSTVRLWHVPSR
- a CDS encoding STAS domain-containing protein, which codes for MAFTGITRRAGDAVIGVDLAGELSGPDVVTLQTMIFEAIIEGSPDELIVDLGGVVFLGADGHRALVSGYVVAVEYGTTYRVVSARDQVLGTLRANQTSEMLADSRDLGALLLALLSRPAAGPA
- a CDS encoding YkvA family protein → MKAKPAPRSIGDRDTLRAVQHTTDDHSGVRANDQHRAYSRPRIALLVALLIAKPRGSLLKEAMRLLPDVLRLLRRLAADRNMPRGVRIRLVLLMAYLTIPIDIIPDFIPVLGYADDAIIVTLVLRSTVRRAGLDVVRAHWPGSDDGFAALNRLTGLTLSTPEPDRSPPAPPRSGS
- a CDS encoding phosphotransferase enzyme family protein, which codes for MADDGAVSKALADVYGLAGVGLQRVLSGVATVNFVADADHGRRVFVKAYQPGADLVKERAAIELSEFAAARGVPTARVLRSERGEVLHMGELAAISVWEFVAGQSGEDVGLSQSQMIAVGSVVGHLHRILSVHPAAPRRPETGTLCDLGKAARKLERVLRELSRGTALDSDFRAWATEVLLWRQALLPRLATMLEHLPALTSQVVHGDLAVPNVLFHDGQVAAVIDFRPPLPRAVAWEVSRLGCDPRTVLRGDDWVRGFAGLATAYREENPQLPDGDLVAAVRAWVCYSGASIYPFDDLVDRRALLPESLQRYAMDRHHALVAVLERLDEAEAVLRELVGLTRR
- a CDS encoding phosphotransferase produces the protein MTNPAPQPPDDDLDRIRDAFQLEGIQTVAYLAHGLMNRNWQITTTNGRYALKQLLDIPVATARRNLRVLTALHEGGVPVCPPLLTRDGDPVIEVDTRAYCLLPWLDGEHPNGPDLTTTQAQQLGTTIGRLHQQLNHLHPSIGLPAITGTPTARTVPPEQAIAEARRFQTAAHAAGGPFDTTVIDLLDQRIALIDKHAHARPTDNLPKGPYGWTHGDLQHLHWASYLSELPLSVQSVMARRRVCRPLGEHRG
- a CDS encoding NUDIX hydrolase, whose translation is MTAMLKHATASVFLLTRLPSGWRIGLIHHPRLHRWMLPGGHVEPHENPAEAALRETSEETGLTAQLISTHTGELTDAVPGVPVPVWISEQPVPAEPRHPRPHIHVDHLYLALTTQHEPATPAELPFGWFDPDELNGLNMFDDSRHGAHLLLDRIDKLTHAVQALPADLGA